The Magnetovibrio sp. genome segment ATCCGCGCATTCTGTTTTTCGACGAGCCGAGCGCCGGCCTCGATCCGGTGGTGTCGTCGCAACTGGACGATTTGATTTTGCGTCTGCGCGACGCCATGGGCATGACCATCTGCGTCGTTACCCACGAACTGGAAAGCGCGTTCAAGATCGCGGACCGCATCACCGTGTTGGATCAGGGCAATATTCTATTCGTCGGCACGGTTGAAGAGTTGCGCAATCATCCCAGCGAACGCATTCAGAATTTGCTCAATCGCCGCTCGGAAGAAGCGGAAATCGATGCCGATGAGTACCTGCGCCGTTTGACCGGCGACAAAGAGGAAGCTGAGGGAATGCCAAGATGAACACGGCGAAAATCAATTACATTGCGGTCGGCTTGTTTGTGACCGCCGCCCTGATCGGGATGGTGGTGTCGATCGCGATGTTGACGGGGCGCACCGGGGCGACGGATACCTATTATGCCGTCTACAAGAACATCACCGGCGTCAAGTTCGGCACCCAAGTGCTTTACGAAGGCTATCCCATCGGCCAAGTCGAAACGGTTACGCCGGTGGCGGACGGCGGCACGATGCTGTTTCGGGTCGATTTCGAAATTACCGAGGGTTGGCAGATTCCCGACGACAGCGTGGCGCGCATCGGGGCATCGGGTTTGTTGTCGGCCATCACCATCAACATCGACGCGGGCACCAGTCCCATCGCGCATAAACCCGGTTCCGAGGTCGGCGCGCAGGAAGCGTCCGATTTGTTCAAGGTCATGTCCGGCGTTGCTGGCGAAATTTCCAACTTGGCGGAAAACGATCTGCGGCCTTTGCTGGCGACCATGAACACCGCCGTGGGCAATTTCGCCGTCACGGTGGAAACGGTCGGCGATTTGTTGGATGAGGACGGTCAGCGTATGATCAAGCAATTCGCTGCGGTGGCCGACGACTTGTCGGGCCTGGTTTTGGATTTGAACGACCGCATTCCGCGCATCGCCAAGAACGTCGACACCTCGACCGCCAATTTCGCGGATTTGTCCAAGGACCTGTCGGCAACGCGGGGCAAGCTCGATAAGCTGCTGGTCACGGCGGATCAATTGATGGAGAACTCCAACGCCATGGTCGGGGAAAATCGCGACGAAGTGCGCAAGTCCATCGAAGATTTGAAACACGTCACCGATTCTTTGGCGCGGCACATCGATTCCGTAAATCAGAACGTCGAAGGCACGGCGCGCAACATGTATGAGTTCTCGCGCGAAATTCGTCAAAACCCGGGGCTGCTGCTGTCCGGCACCGCGCCCCAGGAAAAAGGCAAGAAGTAAGGTAGGGAAGCCACGTCATGAAACAGACTTTGAAATCCAAGTTTCCCGCCGTGTTGGCTTTGGGACTGATGGCAGGCGTTCTCGGCGCTTGCGCGGTGCCGCCACCCGCGCCCGAAGACGCGTTTTATCGCTTGAGCCCGCGTGCCGCCGCGCCCGTGGCATCGACGCCGGTGTTGACGGGCGTGGTCGAGGTGGACCGCTTCGCCGCCGCCGGGTCGTTGGCCAATCGGCCGTTGCTGTTTTCCGAACCCGGTTCCAGCGCCGTCAGCGAATATCATTATCACTTCTGGATCGAAGCCCCGCCCATCTTGCTGCAGAACGCACTGGTCTCTTATCTGCGCTCGACCGAAGTGGCTGAGCGCGTGGTCACGCCGGAAATGCGGGTGCGCCCCGACTACACCATTCGTGGCCGGGTGATGCGTCTGGAAACGGTCAAGGGTGAAAGCGCCATCGGCATCGCCGAATTCGAATTGAGCCTGCGCCGTGAAAGCGACGGCGAATTGCTGGTGTTGGGCGAATATCGGGCGGAAGTTCCGTCCGGTCCCAATGGCGTAAAGACCGATGTGACGGCGCTGGAAAAGGCGGTCGACAAAGCTTTCCAAGATTTCGTCGCGGACATTCAAAAGCAATGACCCGAGGGCCGAAACAGGGGCAGCGCGGCCGCGGGTCGTCTCCGGGGCAACAGCGTGGGCGCCGCAAACGGCCGGTGGCGAAGGTTCCGCAGCAAACCGTCGAGGTCGTCGTCGACAAGCTCGGCGCGCACGGTGACGGCGTGGCCAGCGCCGACATTCTTGGTCGTCGGCAGAACTTGTTCATTGCCGGCGCGCTGCCCGGTGAGCGGGTGGTGGCCGAAACGGTCGCCAAGCGCGGTGACGGCTTGGTGGCGAATTTGGTGGACATATTGCAGTCCAGTGCGGACCGCGCCGAACCCGGCTGCCGCTTGTTCGAAACATGCGGCGGTTGCGCGCTTCAACACCTCGGCACCCAAGCTTACGCAATGTGGAAGCGGGAGCGTGTGGCTCAAGCCCTGCGCCAGCGTGGCTTCGACGCGCCGCCGGTATTGGAGCCGGTTCTGATCGGCGAAGGCACCCGCCGTCGGGTGACGTTCACCGCCCTGAAACGTGCCAAGCATGTCACCTTGGGCTTTAATGCTCGTTCCAGCCATGACATCGTCGCGGTGGACCACTGTCCTTTGCTCGATGATGCCCTGAATGCCTTGATCGCACCGTTGAGCGAGGCCTTGCACGGTATTTTGGACGACGGCGCGCGGGCGCGCATCAACGTTACGGCATGTGAAAACGGCGCCGACGTGCTCATCGAAGGGAACGCTTCGCCGGATTTAAAAGCGCGCGAGGCTTTGGCGGTGTTCGTGCAAAACACCCCCAGCGTGCGGGTGGCGTGGAAAGAGGAAGGCCTTGCGGCCGAGCCGATCGCGCAAGTCGCCGTCCCGTTGGTTTATCTATCCGGCGTGCCGGTGGAATTGCCCTCGGGCACGTTCCTGCAAGCCAGCGTCGAGGGCGAGCATGCGATCCGCGACGCCGTTTTGGCCGGGGTCGGTGCGGATGCGGCGCGGGTCGCCGATCTGTTTTGCGGCCTGGGCAGTTTTTCCATTCCGCTGGCCCAACAGGCCATCGTCACCGCTGCCGATGCCGTGGAGGCCCCGGTCAGGGCCCTGGAACGCGCCGCGGGGCGCGCCGGGCTCGGTGGGCGGGTGGTGGCTCAGGTCCGCGATCTCAGCCGTCAACCGTTCGACGAGGCCGAATTGTCGAAATTCGACGCGGTGGTGTTCGACCCGCCGCGCGCCGGGGCCGCGGATCAAGTGCGCTATCTGGCCGAGTCCCGTGTACCGCGGGTGGTCGCGGTGTCTTGCAATCCGGCGACCTTCGCACGGGATGCCCGAACATTGGTCGATGGCGGCTATAGGCTGCTTGCGGTGCAGCCCATCGACCAGTTCACCTACAGCGCCCATATCGAGTTGGTGGCGCATTTCACGCGCTAAATTGACGGTTTTTCACGTCATAAATTTACAAACGCGCGCGGCTATATTACAAAGCGCTCAAATATGACTCATGGCCTCCCCTCCATAGCCGACACGTTCGGCCTGCTAGAGTTGAATTGAGAGACACCATGGTGCCGTCTGCCCTTGATGCTGTGACACCTGACGCCTTGAACGGCGCGGAAAAGAAAATTTTGCCGACAGCGTGCGAACTGCGCAACGAACTGGCAGATAAGTTGATTCAGTTTCAGCGCGAAGCCCGCGAAAATCACCTGCAATCGCCAACCCGGCGCATGGCGCTGCACGTGTCGTGCTTGGCCCAGCAAGGCGACGTATCGGTCGGCGATCTGTCGGATCTGGTCCGGCTGCTGACCATCAACGCGTTTAAATATCGCTCGCAGCGTTTGCGGTCCTATGTGGGCGAAATGGATGTGGCGAAAAACGAAGGCAACTTGCGCACCCTGTTTGCGGGCTTGGCGCGAAACGGCGACCAAACCGTGGCCTTTGAAATTTTCAAACAGCGCGTCGAACGCGAAGTGTTCGGCATCGTGATCACCGCGCACCCGACTTTTACCGTGTCGGAAGAATTGACCACCGTGCAAGCCACCTTGGCGGTGCAGCGCAATCAAGACGGCACGCCGCTGAGCAAAAGCGACCTCGACGCCTTGGTCAAAACCATCGCCGAACGCCCGCACGGCACGCCTGCGCAAATCGGCCTGGACGACGAACAGCAGTTCGCCTTGATGGCGATCGGCAACATTCACAAAGCGTTGCGCCGGG includes the following:
- a CDS encoding MlaD family protein, with product MNTAKINYIAVGLFVTAALIGMVVSIAMLTGRTGATDTYYAVYKNITGVKFGTQVLYEGYPIGQVETVTPVADGGTMLFRVDFEITEGWQIPDDSVARIGASGLLSAITINIDAGTSPIAHKPGSEVGAQEASDLFKVMSGVAGEISNLAENDLRPLLATMNTAVGNFAVTVETVGDLLDEDGQRMIKQFAAVADDLSGLVLDLNDRIPRIAKNVDTSTANFADLSKDLSATRGKLDKLLVTADQLMENSNAMVGENRDEVRKSIEDLKHVTDSLARHIDSVNQNVEGTARNMYEFSREIRQNPGLLLSGTAPQEKGKK
- a CDS encoding ABC-type transport auxiliary lipoprotein family protein — protein: MKQTLKSKFPAVLALGLMAGVLGACAVPPPAPEDAFYRLSPRAAAPVASTPVLTGVVEVDRFAAAGSLANRPLLFSEPGSSAVSEYHYHFWIEAPPILLQNALVSYLRSTEVAERVVTPEMRVRPDYTIRGRVMRLETVKGESAIGIAEFELSLRRESDGELLVLGEYRAEVPSGPNGVKTDVTALEKAVDKAFQDFVADIQKQ
- a CDS encoding class I SAM-dependent RNA methyltransferase, with the translated sequence MAKVPQQTVEVVVDKLGAHGDGVASADILGRRQNLFIAGALPGERVVAETVAKRGDGLVANLVDILQSSADRAEPGCRLFETCGGCALQHLGTQAYAMWKRERVAQALRQRGFDAPPVLEPVLIGEGTRRRVTFTALKRAKHVTLGFNARSSHDIVAVDHCPLLDDALNALIAPLSEALHGILDDGARARINVTACENGADVLIEGNASPDLKAREALAVFVQNTPSVRVAWKEEGLAAEPIAQVAVPLVYLSGVPVELPSGTFLQASVEGEHAIRDAVLAGVGADAARVADLFCGLGSFSIPLAQQAIVTAADAVEAPVRALERAAGRAGLGGRVVAQVRDLSRQPFDEAELSKFDAVVFDPPRAGAADQVRYLAESRVPRVVAVSCNPATFARDARTLVDGGYRLLAVQPIDQFTYSAHIELVAHFTR